A window of Cheilinus undulatus linkage group 1, ASM1832078v1, whole genome shotgun sequence contains these coding sequences:
- the gins2 gene encoding DNA replication complex GINS protein PSF2: MDPSEVEFLAEKEMVKIIPNFSLDKIYLIGGDLGPFNPGLPVEVPVWLAMNLKQRQKCRIVPPEWMDVEKLEEMRDLERREDTFTPVPSPYYMELTKLLLNYASDNIPKADEIRTLIKDIWDTRIAKLRLSADSFISQMEAHAKLDNLTLMEINTIRSFLLDSLNCMYKLRSNLQPGSNKGQFTDY; this comes from the exons ATGGATCCATCAGAAGTTGAGTTCCTGGCCGAGAAGGAGATGGTGAAGATAATACCGAACTTCAGTCTGGACAAGATTTACCTGATCGGG GGTGACCTTGGTCCCTTTAATCCTGGACTGCCAGTGGAAGTCCCTGTGTGGCTGGCCATGAAtctgaaacagagacagaaatgtAGGATTGTTCCTCCAGAGTGGATGGATGTTG AGAAGCTGGAAGAGATGCGAGATCttgagaggagagaggacacTTTTACACCTGTCCCCAGTCCGTACTACATGGAGCTGACTAAACTACTACTGAACTA CGCGTCTGATAACATCCCTAAAGCAGATGAGATCCGCACGCTGATCAAAGACATCTGGGACACCCGTATTGCCAAACTGCGCCTCTCTGCCGACAGCTTCATCAGTCAGATGGAGGCTCATGCCAAG CTGGACAACCTCACTCTGATGGAGATCAACACCATCCGATCATTCCTTCTTGATTCCCTGAACTGCATGTACAAACTCCGATCTAATCTTCAGCCTGGTTCAAATAAAGGACAGTTCACGGATTATTAA